The following are from one region of the Georgenia sp. M64 genome:
- a CDS encoding DUF3488 and transglutaminase-like domain-containing protein, with product MNERSRWPDALLAALATAVASWSVTPLLREQPWVGPLLVVLATVAVTGSAARALRLPAPAVLAVQGTLATLVLSWLLVPGDHLYGLPTSRTLAAAAALWTEGLTTVRDEQVPAPATAGLVLLVVAALAAVGLAVDAIGVTGRSPALAGVPLLVVGTVTASNTGDALHPWYFASTAVVWLLLVAREGLGTVRGWSTARTDELTTSVWLGPAVERSRRRYSQRGRVLVAATVALAAVLPAVVPHLPPTTVVEGLARAAGGARGPVTFTETLDLAQDLTSRSEAPVLRFRTDSSRPSPLRVTVSSRYEDGRWLPSARRMGDPPPPEPLLPVGVETEPWSMTVLLNRLSAPQVAMPHPLVAADVGEIAWGLDAATGTALVTDQPASYEATSYRTVGSLPPGTGAWTVPELGDPDLLGVDDASRETVTALAREITAGSTNQVDAATAIQAFLSSEAFVYSLTLADPVVGPDGAELDPVSHFLATRRGYCTQFATAMVMMARASGIPARLAVGFLPGEQDEDGAWTVVAADAHAWPELYVTGLGWTRFEPTPAERAGNRPLYFVQDAPETAEVPGSTAAPVVPDRTAPGLDAGDVTTVGTTSSWTDRVRGLLLPALAVVVALAALLLLVPLAGRRARTAPLRRAEDDADRVEGRWHLLVASLRDLGVDVPVGASPRRSRELLVGAAALHGAGAEALARITDRVERVRYAPGPVREGAMTADVETVLAEVRAVASRRARLRAALVPVTGVDRLAALAAGARAATAATARRVGSVGLQPSSSSRSRPALRTALPPPSLLK from the coding sequence CGACGCCCTCCTCGCCGCCCTCGCGACCGCGGTGGCGAGCTGGTCGGTCACCCCGCTCCTGCGCGAGCAGCCCTGGGTCGGACCGCTGCTCGTCGTCCTGGCGACCGTGGCCGTGACCGGCAGCGCCGCACGGGCCCTGCGCCTGCCGGCGCCGGCCGTCCTCGCGGTCCAGGGGACCCTCGCGACGCTCGTCCTCTCCTGGCTCCTGGTGCCCGGCGACCACCTCTACGGCCTGCCCACCTCCCGCACCCTCGCGGCCGCAGCGGCCCTGTGGACCGAGGGCCTCACGACCGTCCGTGACGAGCAGGTCCCGGCGCCGGCCACGGCCGGTCTGGTCCTCCTCGTCGTCGCCGCTCTCGCCGCGGTGGGGCTGGCCGTGGACGCGATCGGGGTGACCGGCCGGTCGCCGGCGCTCGCCGGCGTCCCGCTCCTCGTGGTGGGGACGGTGACGGCCTCGAACACCGGCGACGCCCTGCACCCGTGGTACTTCGCCTCCACCGCCGTCGTGTGGCTGCTGCTGGTCGCGCGCGAGGGGCTCGGCACGGTGCGGGGCTGGTCCACCGCCCGCACGGACGAGCTCACCACGTCGGTCTGGCTCGGTCCCGCCGTCGAGCGCAGCCGGCGGCGCTACTCCCAGCGAGGACGCGTCCTCGTCGCCGCCACCGTCGCGCTGGCTGCCGTCCTCCCGGCGGTCGTCCCGCACCTGCCACCGACGACCGTGGTGGAGGGCCTGGCCCGGGCGGCCGGGGGGGCGCGGGGTCCGGTGACCTTCACCGAGACCCTCGACCTGGCCCAGGACCTCACCTCCCGCAGCGAGGCCCCGGTGCTGCGCTTCCGGACCGACTCCAGCCGCCCGAGCCCCCTGCGGGTGACGGTGAGCAGCCGGTACGAGGACGGGCGGTGGCTGCCCAGTGCCCGCCGCATGGGCGACCCGCCGCCGCCCGAGCCCCTCCTGCCCGTCGGCGTCGAGACGGAACCGTGGTCGATGACCGTCCTGCTCAACCGGCTCAGCGCCCCCCAGGTCGCCATGCCGCACCCGCTCGTCGCCGCCGACGTCGGGGAGATCGCGTGGGGCCTGGACGCCGCCACCGGCACCGCCCTCGTCACCGACCAGCCCGCCAGCTACGAGGCGACGTCCTACCGGACGGTGGGCAGCCTCCCGCCCGGGACCGGCGCCTGGACCGTGCCGGAGCTGGGCGACCCCGACCTCCTCGGCGTCGACGACGCGTCCCGGGAGACCGTGACCGCCCTCGCCCGGGAGATCACCGCCGGGAGCACCAACCAGGTCGACGCCGCCACCGCCATCCAGGCCTTCCTCAGCAGCGAGGCCTTCGTCTACAGCCTCACCCTGGCCGACCCCGTCGTCGGCCCCGACGGCGCGGAGCTCGACCCGGTGAGCCACTTCCTGGCCACCCGTCGCGGCTACTGCACGCAGTTCGCCACCGCCATGGTGATGATGGCCCGGGCGAGCGGCATCCCCGCCCGGCTCGCCGTGGGGTTCCTGCCGGGCGAGCAGGACGAGGACGGTGCGTGGACCGTCGTCGCCGCCGACGCGCACGCCTGGCCCGAGCTCTACGTGACCGGCCTGGGCTGGACCCGGTTCGAGCCGACGCCGGCCGAGCGGGCGGGCAACCGGCCCCTGTACTTCGTCCAGGACGCACCCGAGACGGCCGAGGTCCCGGGCTCGACCGCCGCGCCGGTGGTCCCCGACCGGACGGCCCCGGGGCTCGACGCCGGCGACGTCACCACGGTGGGCACGACCTCCTCCTGGACCGACCGCGTCCGTGGCCTGCTCCTGCCCGCCCTCGCGGTGGTCGTCGCGCTGGCCGCGCTCCTCCTCCTGGTACCTCTCGCCGGCCGGCGCGCACGGACCGCGCCGCTGCGACGCGCCGAGGACGACGCGGACCGGGTCGAGGGGCGGTGGCACCTGCTCGTGGCCTCGTTGCGCGACCTGGGCGTCGACGTGCCCGTGGGTGCGAGCCCCCGACGCTCCCGGGAGCTGCTCGTCGGGGCCGCAGCGCTGCACGGCGCCGGCGCCGAGGCGCTCGCGCGGATCACCGACCGGGTCGAGCGCGTGCGCTACGCACCCGGCCCGGTCCGTGAGGGCGCCATGACCGCCGACGTCGAGACCGTCCTGGCCGAGGTCAGGGCGGTGGCCTCGCGCCGCGCCCGGCTGCGGGCCGCCCTCGTGCCGGTCACCGGCGTCGACCGGCTGGCCGCCCTGGCCGCCGGTGCGCGCGCCGCGACGGCCGCGACGGCCCGGCGGGTCGGCTCCGTCGGGCTTCAGCCGTCCAGCAGCTCGCGGAGCCGGCCGGCGTTGCGCACGGCGTTGCCGCCGCCGTCGTTGTTGAAGTAG